In Edaphobacter paludis, a single window of DNA contains:
- a CDS encoding type IV secretion system protein — protein MGLLNFITQGCDSLSATAAPSVTAMGLRMCIALATIMLVWFGVQEALASSQGGPGFSMSRFLSFFMLITFAYVMVKYYDSSIPGLGSSIKGYINGGAQNLVQLIGTDSTDQMMNTLSQAQQNAGPGMVASFEQPYLVLIFAITQVLLGLLSALIAAIVGYGAIASTVVGLLGPVFIPFLVFDKLDFLFWGWLKAFISFSFYKVVAAACLSVLSHILTAYYTNFINATDPATMVKNFPLLLLLILVNVFVLLKIPALTASIFSGSSSGHDGGMGMITTAIMALG, from the coding sequence ATGGGACTACTGAACTTCATCACTCAAGGGTGCGACTCTCTCTCGGCGACAGCCGCACCCTCCGTTACCGCAATGGGCCTGCGTATGTGCATCGCCCTCGCCACGATCATGCTCGTCTGGTTCGGAGTGCAGGAGGCGCTTGCATCCTCGCAGGGCGGACCGGGATTCAGCATGTCGCGCTTCCTCAGCTTCTTCATGCTCATCACCTTCGCCTATGTCATGGTGAAGTATTACGACTCGTCCATTCCAGGACTGGGATCTTCGATCAAAGGCTACATCAACGGCGGCGCTCAGAACCTCGTTCAACTCATTGGGACGGATAGCACAGACCAGATGATGAACACTCTGTCGCAAGCACAACAGAACGCTGGCCCCGGCATGGTGGCGAGCTTCGAGCAACCGTATCTTGTGCTGATCTTCGCCATCACGCAGGTATTGCTTGGACTGCTGTCGGCACTCATTGCCGCCATCGTCGGATACGGTGCCATCGCCAGCACGGTTGTCGGACTCCTTGGCCCGGTGTTCATCCCATTTCTCGTCTTCGACAAACTGGACTTCCTCTTCTGGGGCTGGCTCAAGGCTTTCATCAGTTTCAGTTTCTATAAGGTTGTCGCCGCCGCTTGCCTCAGCGTCCTCAGCCATATCCTGACGGCGTATTACACCAACTTCATCAATGCGACCGACCCGGCGACGATGGTCAAGAACTTCCCACTGCTCCTGTTGCTCATCCTCGTTAACGTCTTCGTTCTGCTTAAGATTCCGGCTCTCACCGCTTCCATCTTCTCCGGTTCGAGCAGCGGGCATGACGGTGGCATGGGCATGATTACCACCGCGATTATGGCACTTGGATAA
- a CDS encoding VirB8/TrbF family protein, whose product MQESMKSEVTPDISRAAERYLEQYGDPLVTNTYLKIAMLCLAGLCVMLGLLVFKSQKALASAKPFIIRISDVGHAEAIDYRNFDYRPQEAENKYYLTRWANLYFGRNRYTIERDQTQALYFLNADVQRAVIEQEQKNNTIANYVKESTLPYVDIEVKNVILDDLRQSPYSARIEFDKVFTNSGDQSVLKREKWTATVTYVFNPQVSNEKTTVDPLGLTIIRFRVDQAFS is encoded by the coding sequence ATGCAGGAATCTATGAAGTCTGAAGTCACTCCCGACATCAGCCGTGCGGCGGAGCGGTACTTGGAACAATATGGCGATCCACTGGTCACGAACACCTACCTCAAGATCGCCATGCTCTGCCTTGCTGGACTCTGCGTGATGCTTGGCTTGCTCGTATTCAAGAGCCAGAAGGCACTTGCCTCTGCGAAGCCGTTCATCATCCGCATCAGCGATGTTGGGCACGCCGAAGCGATCGACTATCGCAACTTCGACTATCGGCCCCAGGAGGCGGAGAACAAGTATTACCTCACCCGCTGGGCGAACCTGTACTTTGGTCGCAATCGCTACACCATCGAGCGCGACCAGACACAGGCGCTTTACTTCCTCAATGCCGACGTACAGCGGGCCGTCATTGAGCAGGAGCAGAAGAACAACACCATCGCCAACTACGTCAAAGAGTCCACTCTGCCGTATGTGGACATCGAGGTGAAGAACGTCATCCTCGATGACTTGCGCCAGTCGCCCTACTCGGCACGGATCGAGTTCGACAAGGTGTTCACCAACTCCGGCGACCAAAGCGTCTTGAAGCGGGAGAAGTGGACAGCCACCGTCACCTACGTCTTCAACCCGCAGGTATCGAACGAGAAGACCACGGTTGATCCTCTCGGCTTGACTATCATCCGTTTCCGCGTTGACCAGGCGTTCAGCTAG
- a CDS encoding single-stranded DNA-binding protein has product MYQNKVTLIGFLGNDAEVRTNNDRSFTTLSLATKSSYKKDGKYISHTEWHRCIVFGKLSEFAGTLTKGAHIQVEGELRSREYDSKKTDTKQRIWEIKVKSILKLDRAEQDAAEEAEYEEHEEIATEDAVA; this is encoded by the coding sequence ATGTACCAGAACAAAGTAACCCTCATCGGCTTTCTCGGCAACGACGCAGAAGTTCGCACCAACAACGACCGCAGCTTCACAACCCTCTCGCTGGCAACCAAGTCCTCCTACAAGAAGGATGGCAAGTACATCTCGCACACCGAATGGCACCGTTGCATCGTCTTCGGCAAGCTCTCGGAGTTCGCCGGCACCCTCACCAAGGGCGCACATATCCAGGTGGAAGGCGAGTTGCGGAGCCGGGAGTACGACAGCAAGAAGACGGACACCAAGCAGCGCATCTGGGAGATCAAGGTGAAGTCCATCCTCAAGCTCGACCGCGCCGAACAGGACGCCGCAGAAGAAGCGGAATACGAAGAGCACGAGGAGATCGCAACCGAGGACGCGGTCGCATAG
- a CDS encoding ATPase, T2SS/T4P/T4SS family, whose amino-acid sequence MSFELILPFLRPIESLLLDDTVSEIMGNPDGVWWYERRGKLYPAPEVKFETRQLLTGLDVIANKLGRKLGADKPLLNAQLPDGSRLAAVIPPVVRPHPSVTIRKFARTRYTLPLLIQEGALDESLGEFLSGLIASGKTVLISGGTGSGKTTLLNALTDFIPESERIVVIEDTSELRIAKPNLLPAECQTDGHTGQVSFNDLLKAALRWRPDRIILGEVRGDEARTLLDSFNTGHAGSMATIHASSAVKALRRFGELAMRSHQQANRDDIAAEIADSVQYVVQVQRYANGRKISEVVEVLGYDRTAKVFEFDTKFNRADLADSAQLALPAEWAQFDRPTGSIALIHH is encoded by the coding sequence ATGAGCTTCGAGTTGATACTTCCGTTCCTTCGCCCCATCGAGTCGCTGCTCTTGGACGACACCGTGAGCGAGATCATGGGCAACCCCGACGGCGTGTGGTGGTACGAGCGCCGTGGCAAGCTCTACCCCGCACCCGAAGTCAAATTCGAGACGCGGCAGCTCTTGACAGGGCTTGATGTCATCGCCAACAAACTCGGTCGCAAGCTGGGAGCGGACAAGCCGCTTCTCAATGCTCAACTCCCGGACGGGAGCCGTCTTGCCGCCGTCATTCCTCCAGTCGTCCGTCCTCATCCCTCTGTCACGATTCGGAAGTTCGCCAGAACCCGCTACACGCTTCCGCTGCTCATCCAGGAAGGTGCATTGGATGAGTCGCTTGGTGAGTTTCTGAGTGGCCTGATTGCTTCCGGCAAGACCGTTCTCATCAGCGGCGGAACTGGTAGTGGGAAGACCACTTTGCTGAACGCACTCACCGATTTCATCCCGGAGTCGGAGCGAATCGTCGTCATCGAAGACACTTCCGAGCTTCGCATCGCCAAGCCGAACCTGCTACCCGCAGAATGCCAGACGGACGGACACACCGGCCAGGTGAGTTTCAACGACCTCTTGAAGGCCGCACTCCGCTGGCGTCCCGACCGGATCATCCTCGGAGAGGTTCGGGGAGATGAAGCCCGGACTCTACTCGATTCGTTCAACACCGGCCACGCCGGTTCGATGGCGACCATTCACGCCAGCTCCGCAGTGAAGGCACTGCGTCGCTTTGGCGAGCTTGCGATGCGGTCGCATCAGCAAGCCAACCGCGACGACATCGCCGCAGAGATCGCGGACTCTGTGCAGTACGTCGTGCAGGTACAGCGGTACGCCAATGGCCGCAAGATCAGCGAAGTTGTCGAAGTTCTTGGCTATGACCGCACCGCCAAAGTCTTCGAGTTCGACACCAAGTTCAATCGCGCTGACCTCGCCGACTCTGCCCAGCTTGCACTCCCTGCGGAGTGGGCGCAGTTCGACAGGCCCACAGGTTCCATTGCACTCATACATCACTAA
- a CDS encoding type IV secretion system DNA-binding domain-containing protein, with protein MMNTTQWGRKETIIFPPHSPIYSYGAIFFALILTSIFVYLRFSYGQTPLQQFYTPIYAKSAAGGFLNRKGKYQLLYVGDGAKSARLATESDVQDGVTAAPNGKHIPLAVSAQAAAQGLRILYRGPEQTFFDAPLHAYLRTAVFGGDQLRSIYAPPLLFGFLSLLAQLPFAIRKDIRRRKELKYGRRLKGPVLLTPKEFNKTVNGDGIGFVTTEAKDMMRIPLQAEAQHIELMGDTGAGKTTLIMQVLRQIQSRGHSAIVYDPACEFIQRFYDQKRGDLVLNPLDERCPYWGPSEELRRKAEAKAIAASLYQPTSDKKGEFFTETPQKIFAHLLTYGPNPQQLVEWLSNPAEIDQRVRGTEMEAMIAKGAQQQRNGVLASLGLVADSLRMLPTKEQAKNKTWSATEWAVERKGWIFITSSATEREALRPLHSLWIDLLVMRLLTAPQQNQTPVWFVLDELASLQRLPQLHTAITENRKSKNPLVLGFQGKAQLEVIYGHLAEVMLSQPATKIFLKTTEPKAAEWVSNAIGKIEIERMKETHFDGSRSGKNFTIDRQVEPLVMDSEISGLENRHAFLKLGNNVARFHFEYMDVAQTTPGFVPRKVEDDELPFDPKTLVPKASAPVAPSIDLEAATPAPAPVPSPSIAATEDEDNAEPEAPTAEEIASSGANPDSPDDDQEEDVPVAVDETIRV; from the coding sequence ATGATGAACACCACACAATGGGGTCGCAAAGAGACCATCATCTTCCCACCGCACTCGCCCATATACAGCTACGGCGCGATCTTCTTTGCGCTGATTCTGACGAGCATCTTTGTCTACCTGCGCTTCAGCTACGGGCAGACGCCATTGCAACAGTTCTACACACCGATCTACGCAAAGAGTGCGGCAGGAGGATTCCTCAACCGGAAGGGCAAGTACCAGCTCCTCTACGTCGGAGACGGAGCGAAGTCAGCCCGACTCGCCACCGAGTCTGACGTGCAGGATGGCGTGACCGCCGCTCCGAACGGTAAGCACATCCCGCTCGCCGTATCGGCCCAGGCTGCCGCCCAAGGGCTTCGCATTCTCTATCGCGGGCCGGAGCAGACATTCTTCGATGCGCCGCTCCATGCCTACCTCCGCACGGCGGTCTTCGGCGGCGATCAGCTCCGCAGCATCTACGCTCCGCCGCTCCTCTTCGGCTTCCTGTCACTGCTCGCGCAGCTCCCGTTTGCCATTCGGAAAGACATCCGCCGCCGCAAGGAATTGAAGTACGGACGGCGGCTCAAAGGCCCCGTCCTGCTCACGCCAAAAGAGTTCAATAAGACCGTAAACGGCGATGGCATCGGCTTCGTAACAACCGAGGCCAAGGACATGATGCGTATCCCGTTGCAAGCCGAGGCGCAGCATATCGAACTCATGGGCGACACAGGGGCCGGCAAGACGACTTTGATTATGCAAGTGCTCCGGCAGATACAAAGTCGGGGTCATTCCGCCATCGTTTACGACCCGGCCTGCGAGTTCATCCAGAGATTCTACGATCAGAAGCGGGGCGACCTGGTCCTCAATCCTTTGGATGAACGGTGCCCGTATTGGGGACCGTCCGAGGAACTGCGTCGCAAGGCCGAAGCCAAGGCTATCGCCGCCTCGCTCTACCAGCCGACCAGTGACAAGAAAGGTGAGTTCTTCACCGAGACGCCCCAGAAAATCTTCGCTCACTTGTTGACCTACGGCCCCAATCCGCAGCAGCTTGTGGAGTGGCTTTCCAATCCTGCCGAGATCGACCAGCGCGTGCGCGGGACAGAGATGGAGGCCATGATCGCCAAGGGCGCACAGCAGCAGCGGAATGGCGTTCTGGCCTCACTGGGATTGGTGGCGGACAGCCTTCGGATGCTCCCGACCAAGGAACAGGCCAAGAACAAAACGTGGAGCGCGACCGAATGGGCCGTCGAGCGGAAGGGTTGGATCTTCATTACGTCGAGTGCCACGGAACGCGAGGCGTTGAGGCCTTTGCACAGCCTTTGGATCGACTTACTCGTCATGCGGCTCCTCACTGCACCGCAGCAGAACCAAACTCCCGTCTGGTTCGTCTTGGACGAACTCGCCAGCCTACAGCGTCTCCCGCAACTCCATACGGCTATCACCGAAAACCGGAAATCCAAGAACCCTCTTGTTCTCGGATTCCAGGGCAAGGCTCAGTTGGAAGTCATCTACGGACATCTTGCCGAAGTGATGCTCTCGCAGCCCGCAACCAAGATATTCCTGAAAACGACGGAGCCGAAAGCAGCCGAATGGGTATCAAACGCCATCGGCAAAATCGAGATCGAGCGCATGAAGGAGACGCACTTCGACGGCTCCCGTTCTGGCAAGAACTTCACCATAGACCGTCAGGTTGAACCCCTCGTCATGGATTCGGAAATCTCCGGTTTGGAGAACCGCCATGCCTTCCTGAAGCTGGGCAACAACGTTGCCCGCTTCCACTTCGAGTACATGGACGTGGCACAAACCACACCCGGTTTTGTGCCGCGCAAGGTGGAGGACGACGAGCTGCCCTTCGACCCCAAGACGCTCGTACCGAAGGCGTCGGCACCCGTCGCGCCGAGTATCGACTTGGAGGCAGCTACACCCGCCCCAGCGCCAGTTCCATCCCCTTCGATTGCCGCGACGGAGGACGAAGACAACGCGGAACCTGAAGCGCCAACCGCAGAAGAGATCGCCTCCAGCGGAGCCAATCCCGACAGCCCGGACGACGATCAAGAAGAGGATGTACCGGTCGCAGTCGATGAAACGATCCGTGTCTGA